The region TAGGTGCTGGTCGCGAGCTCGTAGGAACCCTCGGAGTCGATCGGGCTCAGACAGCGACCGAGCCCGGCTTTGTCGAGCCGCCCGAGATCACAGGCGTTGGGCTGATTGCCGCAGTCGGCGTCCGTCGAGCAGGGTGTGTCGGTGGACCCGATGTAAATGTGCTCGGCGCAAGCCTTGATCGTGCAGCCGCCGGCCACGCACTCGTTGGACGCACACTGCTCGTTGTTCTGGCAAGGCGGCGGCTGCTGCGTCGTGCAGCCCTTGCAGTTGACCACGATTCGCGCTCCTGCGATCTGCACCTGGGTGGCGCAACCGCGGCTCGCCGAGCGTCGCGCGACGAAATCGAACAGCTCCTGCACCTCGGAGCCGGACAGCTGCATCTTGCTGATGCTGTTGTCGAACGGGAAGATGTTGAACATCTGCTCGACGGTGATCGGCCCCGGCACCAGATCGGCGCGAATGCCCGTGGTGTTGGTCAGCGAGAAATCCGTCTCGATGCCCAGCCGTCGCCACATGGCGCTCGAGATCAAGTTGCCGAGCGGAGAATCGCCGCCGCCGGTTCCAAAGCGCCTTGCGCCGTCCGGAGCAAATCCGACCAAGAGATCGAGATCGACCAAGAGATCGAGCCCCGCTCGGTACGGCTCGAGCACCTCGGACACCGCGCGGTCCATCGGCAGATCCGAGGTGATCGGGGTGATCGTGTACTGATGGCTGGCGATCTCGAAGCCGTTCAGCGGATCGTAGGGGAAGTCGAGGTCCTCTTGCCGGTTGCTGAGCACCAGGTCGAGCCGTCCGACGTACTTGCTGAAGGCCCCCGAGTGTGTGAGCAGCGCCCGACGCGGGTTGCAGTAGCGGCGCTTGGGGTGCCCGTCGGCGTCCCGGAGGTAGATGTAGTGTTGCCCAGCTTCGTCGACGCGCGCGCAGTCTTCGACGGTCTGCGGAGGCTGCAGCACGATGTGGTTGTGCCCGCCCAGTACCACGTCGATGCCCGTGGTCCCGCGGATCATCTCCTGGTCCGACGACAGCCCCAGGTGGGTCACGAAGACGATCACGTCCACCAAAGGCCGCAACAGATCGATGTAGGCCTGAGCGACGTCGATGGTCTCGAGCGGCGTGATCCCCAGCCGACTCGGCCGTTCGTAGAGGGACGAGAGGCTGGACAGGTTGCCCATGCCGATGACCCCCACCTTGAGGCCGCGCAGGTTGAACGTCGTGAACGGCTGCAGCACGTTCTCGAGGCCGGGGCTCATGGGGTTCTGCGGGTCGTCGAGCAGGTAGTTCGCAGCCAGCACCGGGTAGTTGGCCCACTTGTAGAGCTGGGTCCGTGCGTTCAGCGCGCCCTTGTCGAACTCGTGGTTGGCGATGACCTGTGCGTCGATGCCCATGGCGCTGAGCGCCCGGATCTCGGCCTCACCGTCGAAGAAGTTGAAGACCGGCGCGCCCTGGAAACAGTCGCCCCCGTCGATGTGCAGGACGCGATCGCTCTTGGCTCGCTCGCGCGCGACGACCGACGCCATGCGTGCGACGCCACCCACCGTAGTGACGGCGTCCGCTGTGCCGAGCCCGAGCGAGGCGTCACTCTGGGTGATCTGGATGGCGTACGGAAACAGGCGAGAGTGGATGTCCGAGGTGTGGATCAGCGTGAGCTTGGTCTGGCCCTTGAGCGCCACCGCCGGCGGGTTCTCCGGGCAGCCGGCCAGGGAGACCGCGCACAAGAGGGCGAGCAAGATGGACAGAAACGCTCGCCAGCTCATTGAATTATCGGCATTAGCAAGACGGCGGGGGGGCGCCAAGCCCTACGATTTTCGCCCTCGCGGTGAGTCCGTCGCCTGACCCCGATGCGCGGAAGAAAGGGCCCCGTGGTGCCCGATTTGGCCTCAGCGGCCGTAGACCAAATCGACCAGGCGCTCCCCCAGGGTCTTGGCGACCCAATCCTCGATCTCGGCGGCCGTCGCCAGCGTGAGCGCGTGTGCGGCGGCTTGCTCGACCTCGTCGATGGTGAAACGACCGATGGCCATCTTCACTTTCGGAATGGCCGCGGCCTCCAGACTCAGCGAGCGCACCCCGAGACCGACCAGGAGTGCGCTCGCGATGGGATCGCTCGCCATGGCTCCACACACACTGACCTCGCGCCCGTGGGCCGCGCCGGCCACGACCACGCCGCGGATCAGGCGCAGGATCGCGGGGTCGAACGGCGTTGCGAGATAAGCGAGGCCCGGGCTCCCGCGATCGACCGCCAGGCAATACTGGACCAGATCATTCGTACCGATGCTGAGGAAGGCAGACTCGCGGGCAAATTCGTCGGCCATCACGGCCGCGCTCGGGACCTCGACCATGATGCCGAGCGGAATGCCGTCGGCGCGAGCATGCCCGGCCCGATCCACATCGGCGATCGCGCTTTCGAGCAGCCCCTTCACCGCGCGCAGCTCGGTCAGGCTAGCGACCATCGGCACCATGATGCTCAGGCGACCGTGGGCCGACGCTCGCACCATGGCCCTGAGCTGGGTGCCAAATAACTCCGGCCGTGCCAGCCCGAGACGCACCGCCCTGAGCCCCAGCGCCGGGTTCATGTCCGGAGGCAGATGGAACGCCGAGACGAACTTGTCGCCGCCGATGTCGAAGGTTCTGAGCGTGACCGGGCACGGGTGCACGGTCTCCAAGACGCGGCGGTAGACCGCGTATTGCGCGTCTTCGCTCGGCGGCTCGGTCCGCTCCAGGAACAGAAATTCGGTGCGGTACAGACCCACGCCTTGCGCCCCGTGGGCCACGGCCACGTCGGCTTCGCCCGGCAGCTCGATGTTCGCCTTGAGCTCCACCGCCACCCCGCAACGGGTCGCAGCCGGTCGGTCGCGCTCGACCAACATCGCGCGCGCAGCGACCTTGTAGCGCTCCGCGCGAGCCATGGCTTCGTCCACCGTGGCCGCGTCCGGGCCAACGATCACGCGCCCCCGATTACCGTCGACCACCAGCAGGTCGCCAGTTCCTACCTGGTCGAGCAGCCCTTTGACACCCACCACGGCCGGGATCTCGAGCGCGCGGGCCAGGATTGCAGTGTGGTTCGTCCGTGCGCCGACCTCGGTGACCAGCGCCAGCACGTGCTCGCGCGAGAAAGTCGCGGTCTCGGCCGGTGACAGGTCGTGCGCTACGATGACGACCGCCTCACCTCGGTCCGACACCAGCGGCACACGCGGCTGCCCCGAGAGCGCCATCTGGATGCGATCTCCCACGAACTCGAAGTCGTGGCTGCGCTCGGCCAGATACGGATCCTCGGCGCCGCCGAGCTGCGCGGCCATCCGGCGCACCGCCGCGTCGAGCGCCCACTCGGCACACTTGTGCTCCGTCCGCATCTGGCGCTCGACCTCGCCGCGCAGGGTCTCGTCCTCGATCATCAAGATGTAGGCCTCGAGGATCGAGAGCTCGGCGCGCGCGCGCGAAGTCCGAACCCGCTCCATCACCTCGCGGAGCCCCTTGGATGCCGAGCCCACGGCTTGATCGAAGCGGGCAAGCTCCGCGAGCGCGGCGTCGGGCTCGATGTGGCGATGTGCGACGCCGGGACGTTTGGTGTCCACGACGACGGCACGACCCACCGCCAGCCCCGGTGCCCCGGCAATGCCGACGAGCGCGAGCGAGCTCTGCGGCGCGCTGACGTCGTCCATTTTGCTCACTCCCCCTCCCCGAAACGATCGTCGATGAGCTTGCCGATCTCTGCGATGACCTCGGCTGCGCCCTCCCCGTTGGCTTCGACGTCGATGTTCGAGCCTTGGGACCCACAAAGCAAGAGCACACCCATCACACTCTTGGCGTTCGCGCTCTGCCCCGCTCGGGACAGTGTGACCTCACAGCGGTAGCGCGAAGCGACCTGCACCAGCTTGGTCGCGGCGCGGGCGTGCAGCCCCAATTTGTTCTTGATCTGGAATGTGCTTCTGAGAACGCTCAACTCACCCCCCCACCAGCGCCCTGCGGTTGCTCCTCGACTTTAGCCTTTTCGACATCGCGGTGCACGACGTCGATTACGCGTCCAAGGGCTGCGCCGACGGTCGCGGCGAGACGCTCGGCGACGACGACGGAGCGATGGCGCCCCCCGGTGCAACCAAATCCGACGGTGAGGTAGCTCTTGCCTTCACGTTCGAAGCGCGGAATCGAAAAGCTCAAGAGGTCGGCGAGCTTGCTCAGCAGCTCACCGGTCTCGGCGTGCCCGAGCACGAAATCGCGAACCGATGCGTCCGTTCCCGGCAGCGACTTCAACTCCGGCACGAAGTACGGGTTCTGCAAGAATCGGAGGTCGAAGAGCAAGTCTGCGTCTACGGGCGCGCCGTATTTGAAGCCGAACGACACAAATCGCGCGTGCATGCGCGGTGCGCCGCCGACGCCAGGACCGAACAGGTCGAGCACGGCACGCCGCAGGTCGTGCACACTCTGGGTGGTCGTGTCGAGCACGCGCGTCGCCCGCACCCTCAGTGCGGAGAGTTGCTCGCGCTCGATCCGTACGCCCTCGAGCACGTCGATGGCGGGCTGGTCTCCGGCCGGCCTGAGCGCAGCGATCAGTGGATGTGGGCGCCGGGTGCTGGAGAAACGGCGCAAGAGCGCCGCATCCGAGGCATCCAAGAACAACACCGAGAGCTCACGACCGGCGGCATCGATGCCGTCGAAGACACTGCCGATGTTGTCCAGGAAGCTGCGGACTCGCACGTCGATGCCGAAGGCCAGACGCCGCACGTTGCCGTGCTCGAGGGCCTCGATGGTCGAGGGCAAGACTGCCGGGGGCAGGTTGTCGACGCAAAAAAAACCCAGGTCCTCGAGGGCGTGCAGCGCCGTCGACTTGCCCGCCCCGGACAGCCCCGTGACCACGACGACTCGCGTCGCCTCCGTCATTTCTTTCGCTCTCCGAGCGGTGATACCGGCGGCGGCGCCGAGCTCTCCGTCGCCCGAGCCGTCCGCGCTGGCGGAGCGCGGGTGTCGACCGCGCGACCCGCCTCGGCATCCACGCGTTCGATGAACTCACGCGCGGGGTGATGACCCGCCTGGCGCAGGAGCTCGTCGCGCGCCGCGATCTCGATGATCGAGCTCATGTTGCGGCCGGGGCGCACCGGGACACTCACTTCACGAACCGGCACCCCCAAGAGCTCACGGTGGTGATCGTCGACCCCAAGCCGCTCGTAGCCCTCCCGGTCGCCGTGGGCGGAATCGAGATGCACCACCAGATCGATGCGTTTGCGCTCGCGAACCGCGGTCACGCCGTACAGATCCTTGATGTTGAGGATGCCGAGCCCGCGCACCTCGATGTGGTGGCGCAGCAGCGCAGCGGGCTGGCCGAACACCATGCCCGGGGGTTTGTAGTCGCACTCGATCACGTCGTCGGCGACCAGCCGGTGACCCCGCATCACCAGCTCGAGCGCACACTCACTCTTGCCGATCCCGCTCTTGCCGAGCAGCAGCACGCCCACCTCGAACACATCGACCAAGACGCCGTGCACTCGAGCGCGCGGCGCCAGGCGTTCGTCGAGCAGGGTGTGCAGCGCGGTGATGGCCTGCGACGAACGCTCCTGGGCCACGACCAGCGGTGTGCCAGTGCGTTCTGCTCGGTCCACCAACACCTGGGGCGCGGCTACGCCTCGGGTGATGATGACCAGCGACAACCCGAGGGCGAACAAATGAGCGGCCGCCTCGTCTTGGTCGGCGGGGGGCAGGCTCTCGATGAACGAGATCTCGGTCTCTCCCAGGATCTGGATCCGCCCGGGGACGATGCCGTATGGGTGACCCACCAGCGCCAGCCCCGACTTCTGGATCCGCGGGTGGGACACCAGTCGGTCGGTCCCGCTCCTACCGGCGACCAACTCGAGCGCGAGGTCGAGAGCTCGATCATCGAGCAACGCCCGCACCGTCAGAGAGCGCGTTGCGTTGTTCGGAGGCTCGTAGACCGTCATGGTTCACCTCGGGTCTATGTCGTGCTCGCTGATCAGCTGGAACACCGCGTCCGAATCATCGGCGGTTATCAGGCGCCTCCGCACCTCTGAATCCCGCAGCAAACGCGAGATCCGCGCCAGCGCCCGCAGGTGCTCGCCGGCCGCGCGCTTCGGCCCTACCACCCCGAAGATGATGCTGACATCGCCCCCGTCGATGGAGTCGAAGGGCACCCCGCGCGGGCACAAGATCAGCGCCGCGGCCTGGCCTGGTGCACTCTCGACCGAGGTATGCGGGATGGCCACGCCGTCGCCGATGCCCGTACTTTGCAGGCGCTCGCGTTCGGCGAGCGCTTCCTCGAGGGCTTCGTTGTCAGCGCCTACCACCGGCGCGATGTACTCCGCGAGGCGATGCAGGGCGCTTTTCTTGTCGGACACACTGCCGGACACATCGACGAAGATGCGTCCTCTATCGAGCATTTCGCTAAGGCGCATGAGGGCTCCACGCTCCGCGGCGCTCTCGCCGAACGGAGGCCCGTTGTGGGTTCAGGAACGTTTCTTTTTGGCTTTCGTTCCCCCGGTTCCACTCTTCTTCGCGGCGGCTGTCTTCTTCTTCGCCACGCGTTTGATCGCAGGCTCTGCCAGCGGTGCGGGCGCCGCTGCGGCGCTCGATTTGATCGTGTCGCGGCCGCGGCGTTTCTTGGACTCTGCGGCTCCTTTGGCACCGCGGATCTGCCGTTCCAGTTTGTCGATCACTCGATCGATCGATGCGTACATGTCTTCGCTCGCCTCTTTGGCCTCGAGGTGCGCGCCACCAGCCGAGATCCGCGTCTCGGCGATGTGTTTCAGCCGATCGATCGACAGGGTCACCTTCGCCGTCATGGGCTGACGCAGGAACTTCTGGAGCTTTGCGACCTTGTCGTTCGCGTAGGTCTTGATCGCTCCACTGGTCGCCATGTGCCGGAAAGTGATGCTGATGTTCAAAGGTGGCCTCCTGATCCATACTCTATAGGACGTCCGGCAAACCGCGACAACGATGTCGGGCGGAGGAGAGTGGGCCGGCGTCGGCACGTCCGCTCGGGAGCGCCCGGCCGCGGGGCGGCTGCGCTGAAATTGCGGCAGGGGCGAGCGGAGTGAACCCCTGGTGGGGCCTCGACTAAAACAGCCGTTTGCGTTTGCTGGACGACAGGATCCCGAGCATCTCGCGGTATTTTGCCACGGTTCGCCGGGCTATCTTGATGCCCTCGGTCTTCTCGAGCAGCTCGACGATGGCCTGATCCGAGAGCGGGCTCTCTTTGTCCTCGTCCTCGATGATCTTCTTGATCGCCTGTTTGACGCTCTCGCTCGCAATGTCGTCTTCCCCAACCCGGCGGATGCTGGAGTTGAAGAAGTACTTGAGCTCGAACAACCCCTGGGGAGTGTGGACGTACTTGTTGGTGGTCACGCGCGAGATGGTCGACTCGTGCATGCCGACGGCCTCGGCGATGTCCCGCAGGATCATCGGCTTGAGGAACGCCACACCGTGGTCGAAGAACTCGCGCTGTTTCTCGACGATACACTCGGCGACCTTGATGATGGTCTTCCGACGTTGCTCGATGGCGCGGATCAGCCACTGGGCGTTGCGTAGCTTTTCCCCGATGAACTCCTTCGCCGTCGGGTCCTGCATCAATTTCTTGGTCAGGTTCTCGTTGATGAACAGGCGCTGGATGCCTTTGTCGTTGTCCATCACCCGCAGCTCATCGCCGTCCTTGATCACGTAGACGTCCGGCGTGATGCCAATCGAGCGGTCGTCGGTGTCGGTGAAGTTTCGTGCCGGGCGGCTCTCCAGCTTCTGGATCTCTTTTGCGGCCTCGTACACCTCTTCGAGCGGGATCTTCATCTCCCGCGCGATGGCCTGGTAGTTGTGTTTCTCCAGGTGGTGCAGGTGATTCTGGATGATCTCGGTCTCGATCTCGTCGAAGCCGATGGCCTTCGCCTGCACGAGCAGACACTCCTTGAGGTCCCGCGAGCCCACCCCCATGGGATCGAAGTTCTGGATCAGCTCCAGCACGTCGGGCGCGTCTTCCGGATGCAGTCCCGCCTCTTCGGCTAGATCTTCGATGGTCAGGTCCGGCGTGCGGGTCCCGTCCGCGCGCTCGACGCCCTCGAGATCCAGATAACCCTTCTCGTCGAGATTGCCGATCACGAGCTCCGCGAAGCGCCGCTCACCCTCGGTGAAATCGCTGGTCGCGAGCTGCCACAGCAGGTGGTCCTGCAGGCTGCGGGGCTTGGTGAGATTTTGCTCGATCGGAGGCAGCTCGTCGAAGCCGCCGCGGTTGCCCGGCACGGGCTGCTGCAGCGTGCGATTTTCCAGGAACTTCTCCCAGTCGACCTCCCGCGCGGCCTTCTCACCCTCGCGAGACTCCTGGGTCTCGGTCGTGGAGCGCTCGAAGGCCGCCTCGGCTGCCGCCGTCTGGGCGCGGGCTCGAGGATCCTCGCCCGGTCCGCCGCGAACCTCCGCTTCTTCGTCGGAGAGCACCGGGTTGTTGTCGAGCTCTTTCCGGACTTCGTCGATCAACTCGAGGCGCGAGAGCTGCAGCAACTTGATGGCCTGCTGCAGCTGCGGCGTCATCACGAGCTGCTGGGACATTCGGAGCTGCTGCTTGATTTCCATGATTTTTTCGCGCGAAGTGGGCCGACGGGAACTCGGTCGCTTGGAAGTCTAGCAGGTCACGGCAAAAAGCGGGCCCACCAAAAATCTCGGTCGTCCGCCGACTCACCCGAGGTACCGGCGTCGAACGGCCGGGTGCTCCAAAAACGCGCTCGGTGTCGTGTCCGCCTCGATGCGGCCATCCAGCAGGAGCAGCACCCGGTCGCAGAAACGCAGGGCCTCGCTGACCCGGTGATCGGCCACCAGGACCGCCATGCCCTCAGCCGCGCGGGCGCGCAAGATCCGGCCAATTCGCTGGGCGCCGCTCGGATCCACGCCGGTGAGCGGCTCGTCGGAGAGCAGCACTTGGGGCTCGGCCACGAGCGCCCGTGCCAGCTCCAGGCGACGTCGCTCTCCACCGGAGAGCTTCCCGGCGGCGACGTCGATGCGCTCCGCCAGATCCACCTCCGCCGCGCGCTCCTCCGGCGGTCGCGCCGGCACCCGCGCGGCACGCTCGAAGCTGCGCAGGTTGTCCCGCACACTGAGCTCGAACAACACGCTCGCGGTCTGCGGCACGTACCCCAACCCCAGGCGGGCCCGCTTCCACAGCGGCAGCCTCCCCAGCTCGCGTCCAGCGAGCTGAACCGAACCACTCGCCGGCGCGAGCTCACCGCACAGCGTCTTGAAGAGTGTGCTCTTGCCGGCGCCGCTCGGCCCGAGCACGCCCACGATCTCGCCTCGCGCAACACTCAGCGAGACCCCGCGCAAGATCTCCACCCCGCCCAGCGAAACTCGAAGTTCGTCGGTGCTGAGCACGGGCAGCTCGGTCTCACTCACGGTCGACCCGAGCATTCTGCCGCTCGCTCGGCGCTACAAGCGGAGAACCCGCCGGCTGTACGGGAAGCGGCACCAAAACACCTGGCAACCCGGAGCTCAGCGCGCGGGGGGCTCGACCGGGATCGAACCCTTGACCTCTTTCAGCGTCAGCTTGCGGGTCGAGAGATCGATGGTCGCTTTGTCCGCCTCGACCCAGCCCTTGCCTCGTGCGAGGCGCACGCCCCCCGTCAGGGTCACCTCTCGTTTGGACAGATCGACCACGACCGAGCTGGCGGTCGCGTCGATGCCCTTTACCCGCGCTCGCACTCCGCCGCTGCCCTTGACCCAGCGCACTCGCGGCGCCTGGTCGTAGCGGATCTCGACCTTCGGGCAGGTGACGGTCAGCTCACCGAGCTTCGCCTCCACGTTGCCTTCGAGCAGCGCGTTGCCCTTGTCGATGTCCACGTCGAGTTTGTCGGCGCGTAGCTCGAGTTTCTCGCCCTCCACCACCGCCAAGGGCCCCGCGCTGGCGGGCGTGGCGACCACGCCGGCCGTCGCGAGCGCCGCCACAAACGCCACGCCAAAGAGCGCGGCACGGAGGGGGCGGGAGCGAAACTTCACGCTAAAATCCTAGCATGATCGACGAGACCAGGCCGGCGGCCATTCAATCCGAAAGCACTGCGCACAATGTACGTGCGCGTGCGGCCATCGCCGGAGGCGCCGGAATCATCAGGTCGCGCCGTCCTTCGCCGAGCGCCTCCGCCGCCTCGTCGGCGAGCAGCCGGCCGAGATCGGTCATGACGGCCGTCAACTCGTCCGCGTTCCCGCGGTCGCCGTCGCCGAGCGCGGCCGACAAGGCCGGCACGGCCATCGCGGCCGACAGCGCGCCCACCCGCGCCACGAGCGCGCGGTCGAAGGTCGGAGCGCGCCCCTCGGCGAGCGAGAAGGTCTCTCTCACCGCGGCCGCCAGCTGCGAGGCGAGCAGCGTGCGAGCCCGCCGCTGGACGAAGCGACGCGCGGCGGGATCCTCGACCATGGCCGCAACCCGCCGGGTGTCTTCCACGAAGCGCTCGACCGCCGCCCGGGACTTCGTCTCGAGCTCGCCCAGCAGCCGTTCCGGCTCGGACTCGAGCTCGAGCTCCGCCGCCTCGAGTTGGTCTCGCAGCAGAGCGACGGCCGCGGCGCCGGCTTGCTGCTCGTCGACGAGCCGCTCGGCGCCTGACGCCAGCCGTCTTGCGATGTCGAGGCAGCGCCGCTCGAGCACGCGATGTTTCAGCTGAGTGCTGCGCCCGACGACGACGCGCTCGACCAGGGCCTCGACCTCGGCGAACCGCGACGCCGCGAGCGCGCGTTCATCGCCGAGCTTGCCCTCGAGGGCGAGCCGCGCCGAGAACGCCACGACCGCGCCCTCGGGGGTTACCTGCGCGTCGGCGAGCCCGGCAGCTATGTGCTCGAGCGCGGCGCTGAGCTTGGCCTCGGCCTCCAGCCCGGAACCCAGACGATCGAGCTTGTTGAGCAAGATCACGAGCGGCAGCCCCTGCGCCTGGATCTCTTCGAGTACCAGCCGCTCGCTCTGCTTCAGCGGTTGGGTCACGTCGAGCAACCACAAGGCGACATGAGCCTCTTGAAACGCCGCGCGCGCCGTCACCGCGTGGGCCGAGTCGAGGGCGTTGAAGCCAGGCGTGTCCGTGAGCTCGAGCTTGCGCAGGAGCTCGAGCGGTGCGTACAGGGTCACGCTTTGAACCTGCTCCGCCGGCACCTCGCCGAGGGCTCTCTTCAGCTCTGCGTGCGGCACCACACGGTCCGGTGACCCGTCTCGCTGCTCGATACGCGCAAACCGATCCGGCGCCCAGACCAGGTGGTTCAGCGTCGCGGTGGTCGGCAACACGCCCACCGGTGCAACGCTCTCTCCGAGCAATGCGTTGATCAGGGAAGACTTTCCCGCGTTGAACTCCCCAACGATTGCCACGCGTAGCGGGCGGGCCAGCGCGGCGACGATCCCCGCGATTTCACCGGACAGCTCGGGGAGGGACAGCGCCCGGGCCAGGCGCTCGAGCTCCGCTGTGAGCGAAGGGAAATCGGGTGACCCATGCTCGGGCAACCACGCGGCGTAGAGCTCGCGCCGAAGCGTCTCTCCGAAGCGTGATTCCCCCGCGGCGTCCAGCGCGGCGAGTCGAGCGGATGCGTCGTCGGTCGCGAGTGCGGCCGAGAGTGCCCGCGCTTCTCGAGATAGCAAGGCTACGTCGCCCATGAGCTGCACGGCATCGCGGAGCGCCGAGCGATCTTCGTGCTCGATGGCGAGGGCGAGATAACGCTCGATCACCCTCGGGTCCCCCGCTCGCGCCGCTTCGCGCAGCGACGCGAGGGCCTCGGCGAGCGAGCCCCGCGCCAGGGCAAAGGCGGTCCTGAGCAGCGGCTCTCCGGCCAGGCCCACGTCCGCGACGACCACCGCGAGTTTGTCGCGCTGCGCTTCGTCCGCCCGGCGAGCGACGAAGTCGGCCAGCGCCGGGACCACTCCCGGAGCCTCCGTGAGCAGCGCCCGCACCCAAGCCGAGAGTGAGATGGCAGGCGAATCCAGCGCGAGGTGGCGGGCACGAATCAGCCAGCCTCGAGCGTCGAGCACTGCCGGGGGCTCGAGGCGTTCACCGAGCTCGCGCGC is a window of Myxococcales bacterium DNA encoding:
- a CDS encoding dynamin family protein, translating into MARLTDQLADWLSRVEILARGAEGQRLEAERALAQGRAWDARARALDLLEDMPRSRIGLLLWANAAEASLLDHEVVEALERLSRELPFRADVWFRLAQARHRLGESPEPDLFRAAELREPTEAADGARLWLADRDRFRGDAARAERWLSQLSLQGRRSQAATWRRLELALDAGEARLARELGERLEPPAVLDARGWLIRARHLALDSPAISLSAWVRALLTEAPGVVPALADFVARRADEAQRDKLAVVVADVGLAGEPLLRTAFALARGSLAEALASLREAARAGDPRVIERYLALAIEHEDRSALRDAVQLMGDVALLSREARALSAALATDDASARLAALDAAGESRFGETLRRELYAAWLPEHGSPDFPSLTAELERLARALSLPELSGEIAGIVAALARPLRVAIVGEFNAGKSSLINALLGESVAPVGVLPTTATLNHLVWAPDRFARIEQRDGSPDRVVPHAELKRALGEVPAEQVQSVTLYAPLELLRKLELTDTPGFNALDSAHAVTARAAFQEAHVALWLLDVTQPLKQSERLVLEEIQAQGLPLVILLNKLDRLGSGLEAEAKLSAALEHIAAGLADAQVTPEGAVVAFSARLALEGKLGDERALAASRFAEVEALVERVVVGRSTQLKHRVLERRCLDIARRLASGAERLVDEQQAGAAAVALLRDQLEAAELELESEPERLLGELETKSRAAVERFVEDTRRVAAMVEDPAARRFVQRRARTLLASQLAAAVRETFSLAEGRAPTFDRALVARVGALSAAMAVPALSAALGDGDRGNADELTAVMTDLGRLLADEAAEALGEGRRDLMIPAPPAMAARARTLCAVLSD